Genomic DNA from Longimicrobiales bacterium:
CCTCTTTTTGCTCGCGCGCCCCGGATCGACGGAGGCGCCGGCCGGGCCCTGGGTCGGCCTGGTCGCTCTGGCCGTCGTGCTAGCCTACTTCTTGCTCCACACCCGCGGGCTCAAGGCGAGTACAACATTTCAGAACGTGATGACTGCACTCAAGGTGCTCATCGTTCTGGCCATCGCGGGCGTGGGCATCGCGGGTGGAGCGGCAGCCGAAACCACAGCACCGCTAATCAGCGGCGAAACGGGCGCAGGGCTACTCGGCTACGCGCTGGCCTACCAGTCGATCTCGTTCGCCTACTACGGCTGGGAAGATGCGGCGAAGATGTCCGAGGAGGTCATCGATCCAGGGACGGCGCTGCCAAAGATTCTTCTTGGTGGTGCGATGGCCGTCATGGTCATGTACCTGCTGATGAACGTCTCCTTTCTCTCCGCACTCACCCCCGGACAGATGGCGGCTTCCGAGCTGGTGGCCCGTGACGCGACCGCAGCAGTCTTCGGCGACACCGCCGGCGTCGTCGTCCTGGTCGCGAGCCTCCTCATCCTCATCAGCAGCGCCAACGTCAACTTTCTCGGGCTACCCCGCGTTGCCTTCGGCCTCGCTCGCGAAGGCCTCGCTCCCCGTGCGCTCGGTGAGGTGGACGCTCGCGGTACACCGAGGAACGCGCTTTACATGATCGCCATCTGGATTGGTCTGCTCGCGGTGACAGGAGAATTTGAACGACTGATTCGCTTCATGATGACGACCGCCATCACCGTCGATACGATGGTCCTGCTCGGCTACTTCAAGCTCCGCGCTGACCGCCCGGATTTGGAACGACCGTTCCGTATGCCCGGGCACCCGATTCTACCGGCCATCACGGTCGCTCTCTACATCGCCATCCTTGGGATCCTCATCTACACCCAGCCGGAGCTCGCTCTCGGTGCAGGAGCTATGCTGGCGGCGATGTTCGTCGCCGGGGTAATTACGACGAGGCGGAACGCCGCGAAAGAACCGACTGGATGATCCAGCCGCCAAACCCTTAGCCGACGTGAACCGTCCCACGCAGACAATCCGGACGCTGGTCAACGCGGGAGTGACTCACGTGATCGGGATTCCTGACAACACATCAGGGCCTCTCTTTCCGGAGGTGCGACGTCACCCAACGCTGACGCTGATCACGGTGACTCGGGAGGGTGAGGCATTCGCGATCGCCGCTGGCCTCTGGCTTGGCGGGGCGTCGCCTCTCGTCGTCATTCAGAACACGGGGCTCCTGGAGTCAGGGGACAGTATCCGAGGGACAGCCGTCCGGATGGCGGCGCCTGTTCCGATTCTGATTACCGGGCGCGGCTACGCCAAGATGCTCACAGCTGGAGTCACGCCGGATGACCCCAAGACTAGTGAACTGCTCACACGAGCCGACGTCGACTCAACCGCCCTCCTCACCGAACCTACGCTCGAGGCGTGGGGCATTCCGTTCGACCTCTGTGGCGGAGAGGACGATCCGACTATCGCGCTCGCTCGCACCGTAGAGCAGGCGCAAAGCGAGCAGCGCCCAGTCGCGCTCGTACTTACGCGGCCCCTGACATGACGCGGTCGTTGATAAGTCACCAATGTTGACCACAGCCCAACTCCTCCATCCACTGGCTTCACACCGAACAAACGAGGTCGTGGTCACGACCATGAGCGCGGTGCGCCCGTGGGGCCTCTTGTCAGATAGCGACCTGGACTTCGCGTCAGCTGACAGCGCGATGGGACACGCAGCGGACCTCGCGTTGGGAGTAGCGCTGGCGAGACCTGAGAGGAAAGTCATCTGTCTGAACGGCGACGGCAGTATGCTCATGTCTCTCGGCACGTTGGCCACAGCTGTGGAAGCCGGGGCACGCAACTACGTCCTGATAGTCTCGGACAACGGAGCGTATGAGATCACCGGCAATCAGGCCGTCGCGGCGGCCGGCCGGCTAGATCACGCAGCGCTCGCGGACGCTTCAGGGTTTCGCAGCGTATTCGCGTTTGACGACGCGCGCGCCTGGGCCGAGGCCGTGCCCGCCGTCCTTTCGGCGGAGGGACCGACGTTCGTACACGTAAGCCTAGAAGCGGGTACTGAAGGTCCGATTGGAAGGACATCAGTCGAGCCTGCACGGTATCTCCGGCATTCACTCGCGGACTGGTCCCGTATCCTGAGGGCCGCGCTGGTCAGCTGACCGCGCCGCGTGATCGATTTAACGAAACCCCCAGGTCCCGACTCAGACTTGCACGAAGGAGCAAGCATATCTCGTTCCGAGCACTCCGGTGCGCTGGGAGCTTCACGATGAATCGAACCACAGCCTTAGCAATAGCCTTGAGCGCACTGACACTGATCAGTGCCACAGATATCTTGGCTCAGGGTGAGACCAAGTCCGAACGAGGGCGGCGCGGCATGCGCCTGTTCGCGAACACAGAAGCCGTCATGTCCATGCGTGAGCATCTCGAGCTCACCGAGGATCAGATAGCGCAGCTGGACGTCATCCGCGCGGATGACGTCACACGGCAGAACGCGACGAGGGCGGAGCTGGGAGAAATGCGCTCTCAGCTCCAGGCAGGTCAGATCCGGCGAAGTGAGATGATGGCTTTCATAGAGAACCGCCGTGACGCAGCGATGACCCCGGCCGGTGACCTCGGAGCCCGCATTCAGGGTGTCCTGACCGAAACGCAACTGAGATCACTCGAAGAAACCCGTGCGCGTAGACAGGCGGGGGGCCAGGGCCGCGCAGGTGTGAGAGGTGGTCGCAGCAGGGCCCGCGGAGCGCGGGGTGCCAGAGGTGGTCGCAGCGGAGCACGCGGGGGGCGTGGTGCTAGGGGCGGGCGGGGAGGCGACTTCGGCGCCGCTCGGAGCCAGCGCCGTGCACCGACTCCCAGATAGAGCCGAGATGCCCCGACACAGAACGCTCCAAATCAGGGAGCACTCACGGAATCCCGCTGACGTCCGCGCACCTCGTCACGGGCCCGACGCCCCATCCGGCCAAGCTCGGGCGGAGCATTTTCCTGTTTAGTTGTTCTCCCTGAGCCACTTCCGTAGGTCGCCCAAGTCATACTGACCATTAGCGTTGCCCACTTCATCGAGATATGCGGCTTCACCTGGGGTGATACCCGCTCGATCCGACTGCAGGAACTGCTGGAACAGATCGGGGACCTTCACAGTCCATTCCCCGGTCACGCTCACCGAAATGGTGACCTCATTCGAGACGTTCCCTCCTGAGTCTCGAACCGCAAACGAATACTCGAACGACCCTGCCTCTCTAAGCGATCCGGCCAGGAAGAGCTCATCACCCTTGGCCACGAACACAAATCCATCGGGCAGATCACCTACACCCTGATACGGACCCCTGCCACCGGCGATCCGAACGCCCGCGTAGAAGGTCTTGATCTCGGTGACTTCAAAATTATCAGTGGGCTCGATCAGTCGTGGGGTCTTGCCGGTCGAGATCACGAGTCGCGCCCGATCTCCCACGACGGCCACCTCGTGCACCTGGACCGTGGACCAGCTGTTGTTGGCCAGGCGCAGGGCGGGAGCCGTCTCGGCGTTCAGTGGATTGCTGACCCCACCGACGCCCCAGGCGTCGCCAATCTCGCCTCGGCTGCCACCCTCGGTGGCCATGAGCAACAGGCTTCCGTTGTTGTCCTGTTCAAGCATCGTGAGAAAGTACGGATCGCCCGTCGAAGGGTTGGGGCGTCTCTCCGCGTTCGTGTCGTTCTTATAGAGCAAGACGCCCGTGCCCGGGAGTTGGTAATCGAATCCGATCAGGTCCCGAAACTCCGCGATCAGGAACTCATCACCCGCATCGTCGAGCTGGAAGCGAAGCACCTCGCCCGACGTCTCGATCGGAAACAGCTCGATCTCCTCGTTCCAGACCTCGCCGACCTCGATGTAGTCCGTCCATCCAAGAAACTCTTTGGAGTAGCCGAGCATATGTGTCGGTCCGAATGGCTCCCGGTCATCCGTAACTGGACCGCAGCCCCACGAGCCCGCAGCCATCAATGCCCAGCACCCCATCACCCAACGCCGCCCGTACGGTCCGGCACTGAAGTCGATCCAGTGGTACCAGTCAGGCAGCCCTAGGGCATGGCCGAACTCGTGGGTGATCACGCTGGCGTCTTGGACGCTCTCACCCTCGCAGTCCGACGCACTCTGGGTGATGTAGTCAAGCACCAGAATCAGCTCGCCGTTGATTCCCAAGTCATCTGTCTCGAATGGATCGCCGGACGACGTTCTAACACCGGACCGATGCGGCCAGATGGCCGGGCCTCCGCACGACGCGGCGATCTCGAGGAACTCGATCGTAATGACATCCACAAAACCATCGTCGTCGCCACTGTTCGCTAGGCCATCGGGGCCATCATTGTCGTAGACGGCAAAGTCGATACTTGGGTCCAACTCGGTCAGTGCCTCGACGATGTACTGACCAACCCGCGCGTCCGCCCCGAGGCTCTGCTCGGTTCCGACCACCTGAGCCATCGTGAGGGTGCTCCGGGCCCATCCATAGACATCGCCCGTCACGGTGAGCGCATCACCGGACATTTCCAGATATGACTCGGTAATCGTTCCGCGCTCCGAGGGCCCGTCGAAAAGAGACGCCTGCACCATCTCGCGTGTAATGTGCGGCTGAGCTGGCGAATCACTGAAGAGAGCAAGCACTACAGGCAGCCGGACTTCGCCGAACGATGACGTTCGGTCCGGAGTGACTCGATTGAAGAGAGCGCGCTCGAATTCATAGAGGTCAGGCGTCTGTTGAATCGACTGAAAATACGACTCTGGAAGTTGGATCCCCCTGCGTGCCGCGGCAGCCTCGATGTCCTGAGCGTCCACCAGATGCGGTGAGCCAACGAGACAGATCAGAGACAGGCCAAGGAGCACCGCACTCGAAGCACGCACCGACGGAAGCGCGCTCATCGGCTATACGCCAGGCTATAGGGGCGGACGTCTGCGCGAAGTGCGTCATCGGGCCCGGCGACCTGTGACACGACCCACGCAGGCAGGTCAGTGGTGTCCGTCACCGCTACTTGGAATGCGAGGTCGCCGCCCACTTGGTTGATCAGTACCAACTGGGTTCCTTCGACGCTCGTCTCCGCATACGCCTCGGTGTTCCCAAGGCCCGTGATCTCCCCAACACCATCGCCGAAAAGAGATACCAGGGCAGCGCCCTCGGCGCCGTTCGGGCCGACCAGTGTCGCTGTCATTGTCCCAGGGCTCGAAACCGGAGCTTGATCGGAACACCCGGCCGTAAACAAAAGGACGGCAAAGAACATGAGTCGCATC
This window encodes:
- a CDS encoding immune inhibitor A, with translation MSALPSVRASSAVLLGLSLICLVGSPHLVDAQDIEAAAARRGIQLPESYFQSIQQTPDLYEFERALFNRVTPDRTSSFGEVRLPVVLALFSDSPAQPHITREMVQASLFDGPSERGTITESYLEMSGDALTVTGDVYGWARSTLTMAQVVGTEQSLGADARVGQYIVEALTELDPSIDFAVYDNDGPDGLANSGDDDGFVDVITIEFLEIAASCGGPAIWPHRSGVRTSSGDPFETDDLGINGELILVLDYITQSASDCEGESVQDASVITHEFGHALGLPDWYHWIDFSAGPYGRRWVMGCWALMAAGSWGCGPVTDDREPFGPTHMLGYSKEFLGWTDYIEVGEVWNEEIELFPIETSGEVLRFQLDDAGDEFLIAEFRDLIGFDYQLPGTGVLLYKNDTNAERRPNPSTGDPYFLTMLEQDNNGSLLLMATEGGSRGEIGDAWGVGGVSNPLNAETAPALRLANNSWSTVQVHEVAVVGDRARLVISTGKTPRLIEPTDNFEVTEIKTFYAGVRIAGGRGPYQGVGDLPDGFVFVAKGDELFLAGSLREAGSFEYSFAVRDSGGNVSNEVTISVSVTGEWTVKVPDLFQQFLQSDRAGITPGEAAYLDEVGNANGQYDLGDLRKWLRENN
- a CDS encoding thiamine pyrophosphate-dependent enzyme, which codes for MLTTAQLLHPLASHRTNEVVVTTMSAVRPWGLLSDSDLDFASADSAMGHAADLALGVALARPERKVICLNGDGSMLMSLGTLATAVEAGARNYVLIVSDNGAYEITGNQAVAAAGRLDHAALADASGFRSVFAFDDARAWAEAVPAVLSAEGPTFVHVSLEAGTEGPIGRTSVEPARYLRHSLADWSRILRAALVS
- a CDS encoding APC family permease; amino-acid sequence: MPDHKPRQLKRVLRVRDGLAVTVGIVIGAGILGTPGLIAGYLGNPLIILGMWFFGGVVAGLSTLVLAEMAAALPEAGGKYVYARHAWGDTMGFVAGWSEIFVTRGFSGASKAVLIATYLFLLARPGSTEAPAGPWVGLVALAVVLAYFLLHTRGLKASTTFQNVMTALKVLIVLAIAGVGIAGGAAAETTAPLISGETGAGLLGYALAYQSISFAYYGWEDAAKMSEEVIDPGTALPKILLGGAMAVMVMYLLMNVSFLSALTPGQMAASELVARDATAAVFGDTAGVVVLVASLLILISSANVNFLGLPRVAFGLAREGLAPRALGEVDARGTPRNALYMIAIWIGLLAVTGEFERLIRFMMTTAITVDTMVLLGYFKLRADRPDLERPFRMPGHPILPAITVALYIAILGILIYTQPELALGAGAMLAAMFVAGVITTRRNAAKEPTG
- a CDS encoding thiamine pyrophosphate-binding protein, with product MNRPTQTIRTLVNAGVTHVIGIPDNTSGPLFPEVRRHPTLTLITVTREGEAFAIAAGLWLGGASPLVVIQNTGLLESGDSIRGTAVRMAAPVPILITGRGYAKMLTAGVTPDDPKTSELLTRADVDSTALLTEPTLEAWGIPFDLCGGEDDPTIALARTVEQAQSEQRPVALVLTRPLT